From the genome of Gemmatimonas phototrophica, one region includes:
- a CDS encoding PEP-CTERM sorting domain-containing protein — protein sequence MNFKSAALLAAMLLVSPSVAMADKDKDKEKDNKQPPAPSNNTQTASCADATQMVSFTGYLGCQGPFSGNINGNNTGEVGATGALNGFGGSWLGNWQLVGKSDDGNDGWFNSDPYTASGNDFIDFEGQLTGLFVIGVKQANFHSFYLYNWTNQTKAALNWQGTAPGNPGYSHVNLYTATGEQCVRDCGGGGTGTVVPEPSTYALMGAGLLGLGFVSRRRKRVS from the coding sequence ATGAACTTCAAATCTGCCGCGCTGCTCGCCGCTATGCTCCTCGTCTCCCCGTCCGTTGCCATGGCCGACAAGGACAAGGACAAGGAGAAAGACAACAAGCAGCCTCCCGCGCCATCCAACAACACGCAGACCGCGTCTTGTGCCGATGCCACCCAAATGGTGTCCTTCACCGGGTACCTTGGCTGCCAGGGGCCGTTTAGCGGCAACATCAACGGCAATAACACCGGCGAAGTTGGCGCGACCGGCGCGCTCAATGGATTTGGTGGCAGCTGGCTGGGCAACTGGCAGCTGGTCGGCAAGTCCGATGACGGCAACGACGGCTGGTTCAACTCCGATCCGTACACGGCCAGCGGCAACGACTTCATTGACTTTGAAGGGCAGCTGACCGGCCTGTTCGTCATCGGGGTGAAGCAGGCCAACTTCCACAGCTTCTACCTGTACAACTGGACGAATCAGACCAAGGCCGCGCTCAACTGGCAGGGCACGGCTCCGGGAAACCCGGGCTACTCGCACGTGAACCTGTATACCGCAACGGGTGAGCAGTGCGTTCGCGACTGTGGCGGTGGCGGCACTGGCACCGTCGTCCCCGAGCCCTCCACCTACGCCCTCATGGGCGCGGGTCTGCTCGGCCTTGGCTTCGTTTCGCGTCGCCGCAAGCGCGTCAGCTGA
- a CDS encoding PEP-CTERM sorting domain-containing protein, with amino-acid sequence MKKTLVALLAAVTIPLSAVKADPPPAAPFSVLNPSSPSCQMINDGFSGSYNWAAAPFFSNAAFSSCSGIWGGNDNNSGNPTDDFKSAMIQLGYPAPDYLPNLVQSASALGANGLITGIIPLAGETVIGIHWGGGNENFKTLFGNGNGYGTVFFKFNNLNVSTLLLNESWRGGFSNVAVYKTTVCQPGSQLPECGGGDGQCGAGPCVVVPEPSTYALMAAGLLGLGFVSRRRRKNA; translated from the coding sequence ATGAAGAAAACCCTTGTTGCGCTCTTGGCGGCCGTGACGATCCCGCTGTCAGCTGTGAAAGCCGATCCGCCACCGGCGGCGCCTTTTTCAGTGCTGAACCCGTCCAGTCCGTCGTGTCAGATGATCAACGATGGCTTCAGCGGGTCGTACAATTGGGCTGCTGCGCCGTTTTTCTCGAACGCCGCGTTTTCTAGCTGCTCAGGAATTTGGGGCGGCAACGACAACAACTCTGGCAATCCGACCGACGACTTTAAGTCGGCGATGATTCAGTTGGGTTATCCGGCTCCTGATTATCTTCCGAACTTGGTGCAGTCAGCAAGCGCCCTTGGCGCAAATGGACTGATCACGGGAATCATTCCGCTCGCGGGTGAAACTGTCATCGGGATTCACTGGGGCGGCGGAAACGAGAACTTCAAGACGCTTTTCGGAAACGGCAACGGATACGGCACTGTCTTCTTCAAATTCAACAACCTCAACGTTTCGACGTTGCTGCTAAATGAGTCGTGGCGCGGTGGTTTCTCCAACGTCGCCGTCTATAAGACGACGGTTTGTCAGCCTGGCTCGCAGCTTCCGGAGTGCGGCGGCGGTGATGGTCAGTGCGGAGCAGGCCCATGCGTGGTCGTCCCCGAGCCTTCGACCTACGCCCTGATGGCGGCTGGCCTGCTCGGACTCGGCTTCGTCTCGCGCCGTCGTCGCAAGAACGCCTGA
- a CDS encoding sensor domain-containing diguanylate cyclase produces MLKAIPGGAGAQSPTASAALTSAEDSLGLVLDALGGVITALSRYPIDLPDRSGEEISRELSKWHRHATLGYSLDEHGQGSVGVHERDWDGVVRTITEQRREEHRYVESSINELRDALWACVETVHNAVKVDQTTDGTTEQQMERAKNALKRMQTGSIKSEVLGAVLAIEGALQVRREQQQEQYVTLAGKLDRLGKQLEEARRESTTDVLTGLGNRKLFDVMAQRALQMFSLGRQPVVLLMIDMDKLKMVNDMYGHQSGDVAIQNLGKALGKTFLRQSDVLCRLGGDEFAAILHNTDWKMAQTLAKRLQEQLSMMPAPHPSMEFSVGASVGVAQLEIHEEVEEWVARSDKALYKAKQNGRERVCVAESLLQRTA; encoded by the coding sequence GTGCTGAAGGCCATCCCGGGTGGCGCCGGAGCTCAAAGTCCCACGGCCAGCGCGGCCCTGACCTCCGCCGAGGACAGCCTTGGGCTGGTGCTCGATGCGCTTGGCGGCGTGATCACGGCCCTGTCGCGATACCCCATCGATCTCCCTGATCGATCAGGCGAGGAAATCTCGCGCGAACTGTCCAAGTGGCATCGGCATGCCACGCTGGGCTACTCGCTGGACGAGCACGGGCAGGGGTCGGTGGGGGTGCACGAACGGGACTGGGATGGCGTGGTGCGCACGATTACGGAGCAGCGCCGCGAAGAACATCGGTACGTGGAATCGTCCATCAACGAGCTGCGGGACGCGCTCTGGGCGTGTGTGGAGACGGTGCACAACGCCGTGAAGGTGGATCAGACCACCGACGGGACCACCGAGCAGCAGATGGAGCGGGCGAAGAACGCGCTCAAGCGCATGCAGACCGGCTCCATCAAGTCGGAAGTGCTGGGGGCGGTGCTGGCCATTGAAGGGGCGCTGCAAGTGCGGCGCGAGCAGCAGCAGGAGCAGTACGTCACCCTCGCCGGCAAGCTGGACCGTCTGGGCAAGCAGCTGGAGGAAGCGCGTCGCGAGAGTACGACCGACGTGTTGACGGGGCTGGGGAACCGCAAGCTGTTCGACGTCATGGCGCAGCGGGCGCTGCAGATGTTCTCACTGGGCCGTCAGCCCGTGGTGCTGCTCATGATCGACATGGACAAGCTCAAGATGGTGAACGACATGTACGGCCATCAGTCGGGCGACGTAGCCATCCAGAACCTGGGCAAGGCGCTGGGCAAGACCTTCCTGCGTCAGAGCGACGTGCTGTGCCGGTTGGGGGGCGACGAGTTTGCGGCCATTCTGCACAACACCGACTGGAAGATGGCGCAGACGTTGGCGAAGCGGTTGCAGGAGCAGCTAAGCATGATGCCCGCGCCGCACCCCAGCATGGAGTTCTCGGTGGGGGCGTCGGTGGGGGTGGCGCAGCTCGAGATCCACGAGGAGGTGGAGGAGTGGGTGGCGCGGTCGGACAAGGCGCTCTACAAGGCCAAGCAAAACGGCCGGGAGCGGGTGTGTGTGGCGGAGAGTCTGCTGCAGCGTACCGCGTAG